A region of Gracilinanus agilis isolate LMUSP501 chromosome 3, AgileGrace, whole genome shotgun sequence DNA encodes the following proteins:
- the RNF19B gene encoding E3 ubiquitin-protein ligase RNF19B isoform X2 produces the protein MGSEKDSESPRSTSLPAATPDPKCRGGGGRRHRFLSSLVLLPAGRSRRARAKPPPPALAPAPAPVEPPAPPPPPPPPPAPPEAPPAESVPEAEVAVAAATVEATDEEGPGPGGDEVECPLCLVRLPPERAPRLLSCPHRSCRDCLRHYLRLEISESRVPVSCPECSERLNPHDIRLLLADPPLMHKYEEFMLRRYLASDPDCRWCPAPDCGYAVIAYGCASCPKLTCEREGCQTEFCYHCKQIWHPNQTCDMARQQRAQTLRVRTKHTSGLSYGQESGPADDIKPCPRCSAYIIKMNDGSCNHMTCAVCGCEFCWLCMKEISDLHYLSPSGCTFWGKKPWSRKKKILWQLGTLIGAPVGISLIAGIAIPAMVIGIPVYVGRKIHSRYEGKKTSKHKRNLAITGGVTLSVIASPVIAAVSVGIGVPIMLAYVYGVVPISLCRGGGCGVSTANGKGVKIEFDEDDGPITVADAWRALKNPSIGESSIEGLTSVLSTSGSPTDGLSVMQGNYSETASFAALSGGTLSGGVLSSGKGKYSRLEVQADIQKEIFPKDTASLGAISDNASTRAMAGSIISSYNPQDRFLEKLAWDYLLYVVMSVANVFLSQVSWLLMLKKSDETGIRRILLGLF, from the exons ATGGGCTCCGAGAAGGACTCCGAGTCTCCTCGCTCTACATCCCTGCCCGCGGCCACACCGGACCCCAAGTGCCGAGGGGGTGGCGGGCGGCGGCACCGCTTCCTCTCCAGCCTCGTTCTCCTCCCCGCGGGCCGCAGCCGCCGGGCCCGTGCCAAACCCCCACCGCCGGCCCTGGCTCCGGCCCCGGCCCCGGTCGAGCCTCCAGCGCCGCCCCCacccccgccgccgccgccggccCCGCCTGAGGCACCTCCCGCCGAGTCCGTCCCGGAGGCCGAGGTTGCGGTGGCGGCGGCAACCGTGGAGGCTACGGACGAGGAGGGCCCCGGGCCCGGCGGCGATGAGGTGGAGTGCCCACTGTGCCTGGTGCGCCTACCGCCCGAGCGCGCCCCGCGCCTGCTGAGCTGCCCGCACCGCTCGTGCCGAGACTGCCTCCGCCACTACCTGCGCCTAGAGATCAGCGAGAGCCGCGTGCCCGTCAGCTGCCCCGAGTGCAGCGAACGCCTCAACCCGCACGACATCCGCCTTCTGCTCGCAGATCCTCCGCTCATGCACAAGTACGAGGAGTTCATGCTGCGCCGCTACCTGGCCTCGGACCCGGACTGCCGCTGGTGCCCGGCGCCAGACTGCGG CTATGCCGTTATTGCCTATGGCTGTGCCAGCTGCCCAAAGTTGACCTGCGAGAGGGAAGGCTGCCAGACTGAATTCTGCTACCACTGCAAGCAGATATGGCATCCGAATCAAACGTGCGATATGGCCCGTCAGCAGAGGGCACAGACTCTGCGAGTACGGACCAAGCACACGTCAGGTCTCAGTTATGGCCAAGAATCCGGGCCAG CGGATGATATCAAGCCTTGCCCACGCTGCAGTGCGTATATCATCAAGATGAATGATGGGAGCTGCAATCACATGACCTGCGCAGTGTGTGGCTGTGAGTTTTGTTGGCTTTGTATGAAAGAAATCTCAGACTTGCATTATCTCAG CCCCTCTGGCTGTACATTCTGGGGCAAGAAGCCATGGAGTCGTAAGAAGAAGATCCTTTGGCAGCTGGGTACCTTGATTGGTGCTCCAGTGGGCATTTCCCTCATTGCTGGTATTGCCATTCCTGCCATGGTCATTGGCATCCCTGTTTATGTTGGCAGAAAG ATCCACAGCAGGTATGAGGGAAAGAAGACTTCAAAGCACAAGAGGAATTTAGCCATCACAGGTGGCGTGACCCTGTCAGTCATTGCATCCCCGGTTATTGCTGCTGTTAGTGTTG GTATCGGTGTCCCTATTATGTTGGCATATGTTTATGGGGTTGTACCTATTTCTCTCTGTCGTGGAGGAGGTTGTGGAGTTAGCACTGCCAATGGAAAAGGTGTGAAAATTGAATTTGATGAAGATGATGGTCCAATCACAG TGGCTGATGCCTGGCGGGCCCTGAAGAACCCCAGCATTGGGGAGAGCAGCATTGAAGGTCTGACCAGTGTGCTGAGTACCAGTGGGAGCCCCACAGATGGACTCAGCGTCATGCAGGGCAACTATAGTGAGACAGCCAGCTTTGCAGCTCTCTCTGGAGGTACTCTGAGTGGCGGTGTTCTCTCTAGCGGCAAGGGAAAGTACAGCAG GCTAGAAGTCCAAGCTGATATCCAAAAGGAAATTTTCCCCAAAGACACAGCCAGTCTTGGCGCCATTAGTGACAACGCCAGCACTCGGGCAATGGCCGGTTCCATAATCAGTTCCTACAACCCCCAGGACAG GTTTCTGGAGAAGCTGGCCTGGGATTACCTCCTTTATGTGGTGATGAGCGTGGCTAATGTGTTCCTCTCCCAGGTGTCTTGGCTACTTATGCTGAAAAAGTCAGATGAAACTGGGATTAGAAGGATACTTCTTGGTTTGTTTTAA
- the RNF19B gene encoding E3 ubiquitin-protein ligase RNF19B isoform X1, which translates to MGSEKDSESPRSTSLPAATPDPKCRGGGGRRHRFLSSLVLLPAGRSRRARAKPPPPALAPAPAPVEPPAPPPPPPPPPAPPEAPPAESVPEAEVAVAAATVEATDEEGPGPGGDEVECPLCLVRLPPERAPRLLSCPHRSCRDCLRHYLRLEISESRVPVSCPECSERLNPHDIRLLLADPPLMHKYEEFMLRRYLASDPDCRWCPAPDCGYAVIAYGCASCPKLTCEREGCQTEFCYHCKQIWHPNQTCDMARQQRAQTLRVRTKHTSGLSYGQESGPADDIKPCPRCSAYIIKMNDGSCNHMTCAVCGCEFCWLCMKEISDLHYLSPSGCTFWGKKPWSRKKKILWQLGTLIGAPVGISLIAGIAIPAMVIGIPVYVGRKIHSRYEGKKTSKHKRNLAITGGVTLSVIASPVIAAVSVGIGVPIMLAYVYGVVPISLCRGGGCGVSTANGKGVKIEFDEDDGPITVADAWRALKNPSIGESSIEGLTSVLSTSGSPTDGLSVMQGNYSETASFAALSGGTLSGGVLSSGKGKYSRLEVQADIQKEIFPKDTASLGAISDNASTRAMAGSIISSYNPQDRECNNMEIQVDIEAKPSHYQLVSGSSTEDSLHVHAQMAENEEGSEEEPPCKHQSCDHKDCIASKTWDITLAQPESIRSDLESSDTQSDDVPDITSDECGSPRSQTAAHPHTPRARGAQSPSAHMNHCAQGEGHKSEEMVLKLEDIEIRV; encoded by the exons ATGGGCTCCGAGAAGGACTCCGAGTCTCCTCGCTCTACATCCCTGCCCGCGGCCACACCGGACCCCAAGTGCCGAGGGGGTGGCGGGCGGCGGCACCGCTTCCTCTCCAGCCTCGTTCTCCTCCCCGCGGGCCGCAGCCGCCGGGCCCGTGCCAAACCCCCACCGCCGGCCCTGGCTCCGGCCCCGGCCCCGGTCGAGCCTCCAGCGCCGCCCCCacccccgccgccgccgccggccCCGCCTGAGGCACCTCCCGCCGAGTCCGTCCCGGAGGCCGAGGTTGCGGTGGCGGCGGCAACCGTGGAGGCTACGGACGAGGAGGGCCCCGGGCCCGGCGGCGATGAGGTGGAGTGCCCACTGTGCCTGGTGCGCCTACCGCCCGAGCGCGCCCCGCGCCTGCTGAGCTGCCCGCACCGCTCGTGCCGAGACTGCCTCCGCCACTACCTGCGCCTAGAGATCAGCGAGAGCCGCGTGCCCGTCAGCTGCCCCGAGTGCAGCGAACGCCTCAACCCGCACGACATCCGCCTTCTGCTCGCAGATCCTCCGCTCATGCACAAGTACGAGGAGTTCATGCTGCGCCGCTACCTGGCCTCGGACCCGGACTGCCGCTGGTGCCCGGCGCCAGACTGCGG CTATGCCGTTATTGCCTATGGCTGTGCCAGCTGCCCAAAGTTGACCTGCGAGAGGGAAGGCTGCCAGACTGAATTCTGCTACCACTGCAAGCAGATATGGCATCCGAATCAAACGTGCGATATGGCCCGTCAGCAGAGGGCACAGACTCTGCGAGTACGGACCAAGCACACGTCAGGTCTCAGTTATGGCCAAGAATCCGGGCCAG CGGATGATATCAAGCCTTGCCCACGCTGCAGTGCGTATATCATCAAGATGAATGATGGGAGCTGCAATCACATGACCTGCGCAGTGTGTGGCTGTGAGTTTTGTTGGCTTTGTATGAAAGAAATCTCAGACTTGCATTATCTCAG CCCCTCTGGCTGTACATTCTGGGGCAAGAAGCCATGGAGTCGTAAGAAGAAGATCCTTTGGCAGCTGGGTACCTTGATTGGTGCTCCAGTGGGCATTTCCCTCATTGCTGGTATTGCCATTCCTGCCATGGTCATTGGCATCCCTGTTTATGTTGGCAGAAAG ATCCACAGCAGGTATGAGGGAAAGAAGACTTCAAAGCACAAGAGGAATTTAGCCATCACAGGTGGCGTGACCCTGTCAGTCATTGCATCCCCGGTTATTGCTGCTGTTAGTGTTG GTATCGGTGTCCCTATTATGTTGGCATATGTTTATGGGGTTGTACCTATTTCTCTCTGTCGTGGAGGAGGTTGTGGAGTTAGCACTGCCAATGGAAAAGGTGTGAAAATTGAATTTGATGAAGATGATGGTCCAATCACAG TGGCTGATGCCTGGCGGGCCCTGAAGAACCCCAGCATTGGGGAGAGCAGCATTGAAGGTCTGACCAGTGTGCTGAGTACCAGTGGGAGCCCCACAGATGGACTCAGCGTCATGCAGGGCAACTATAGTGAGACAGCCAGCTTTGCAGCTCTCTCTGGAGGTACTCTGAGTGGCGGTGTTCTCTCTAGCGGCAAGGGAAAGTACAGCAG GCTAGAAGTCCAAGCTGATATCCAAAAGGAAATTTTCCCCAAAGACACAGCCAGTCTTGGCGCCATTAGTGACAACGCCAGCACTCGGGCAATGGCCGGTTCCATAATCAGTTCCTACAACCCCCAGGACAG AGAGTGCAACAACATGGAAATCCAAGTGGACATTGAGGCCAAACCTAGCCACTACCAGCTGGTTAGTGGAAGTAGCACAGAGGACTCTCTACATGTTCATGCCCAGATGGCAGAGAATGAGGAAGGCAGCGAGGAGGAGCCACCCTGCAAACACCAAAGCTGTGATCATAAGGACTGTATTGCCAGCAAAACTTGGGACATCACCTTGGCCCAGCCAGAGAGTATTCGGAGCGACCTGGAGAGCTCAGACACACAGTCAGATGATGTGCCGGACATCACATCAGACGAATGTGGTTCCCCCCGCTCCCAGACTGCGGCCCATCCCCATACTCCCCGAGCCAGAGGTGCACAGAGCCCAAGTGCCCATATGAACCACTGTGCCCAAGGAGAGGGGCATAAGTCAGAGGAAATGGTCTTGAAGCTGGAAGATATAGAAATCAGAGTATGA